TCTGACGATCGAAAATCTGTAGGCTTTGACCAACCAGAGGCGATTGAGGCACTAGAATACAATATTAGTTTTATAAAGGAAGGTTTATCTCCAACACAGGCTCAAATGTCGGAAACGGCTGCCTCTGAACTATTTACTTCAGGAAAGATAGCGATGATGTTTGATGGTCCTTGGATGGTTCCAGAGTATAAGAATAATCCTGATTTGAATGTTGCTGTGGTACCGAAAGGAAAACAACGCGCGGTCGCAATTCACGGCTTATCCAATGTGATTGCTGCCAATACAAAACATAAAGATGCGGCATGGGAGTTTGTCCAATTCCTTGGCTCCAAAGAAGCAGCAGAAGTGTTTGCGAAAACAGGAACCGTTATTCCTGCCTTTAATGGTACACAAGATGCCTGGGTACAAGCCGTTCCTACTTTAAACCTTCAGGCCTATATTGATGGTGTAGAATACTCGGTTCCACTGCCTAGTGTGAAAAGCACAGGGGAAATTTGGCAGTATGAAACAGATGCTCTTAAAAAAGCTTGGAGTGAGGAAATAAGTGTTAAAGATGCTGTAAAAGAGTTATCGAAAAAGGCAAATGAGGCATTATCTAAGTAATGAAAAAATTGAAGAGGAGACTTGTTTCTTCTCTTCTTTTTTCTAAAAAAGGAGGGAATATTGTGAAGGGACTTCCTCTAAATGTTGAAGTGAAAACGAATAAAAAAATTAAGGTTTCTACTTTTGCGAAGACAAGGAAACGCTCCGATTACTTTTGGGCTTATCTCATGATTGCTCCAACCATGTTAGGCCTGTTTATTTTTTATCTGTGGCCAATCATTCAAACCTTTTACTTTAGTTTCACGGAATGGGGAGCGTTTGGACAGTTTGAGTGGACTGGGTTAGATAATTATAAGCGATTGCTTGAGGATACCAACCTTTTAAAATCATTTAAGAATACGGGGATTTATATCATTTTTACTGTCCCTATTGGGATTTTCTTATCTATTTTAGTAGCTGTTCTCCTAAACCAGAATATTAAGGGAAAATCGGTTTATCGCACATTATATTTTTTACCCGTCATAACGATGCCGGCTGCGATCGCCATGGTATGGAAATGGCTTTATAATTCTGATTACGGTCTTCTTAACTATCTTTTATCCTTGATCGGAATTAATGGCCCACAGTGGGTAAGTGATCCGAAAATTGCACTATATTCAATCATTGTTGTAGCCATCTGGAGTGGAATTGGTTATAACATGGTCATTTTCCTTTCCGGGCTACAAGGAATTCCGAAAACCTATTATGAAGCAGCGGAAATAGATGGAGCAAGCCCCATCAGGGTGTTCTTTAAAATTACACTGCCACTACTGTCACCGATTATTTTCTTTGTAAGTATTATGTCTTTCATCGGGGCTTTTCAAGTGTTTGATTTAATTTTCATGATGATAGGAAAAAGTAGTACAGCCTTGGAAAATACGCAATCAATCGTTTATTTATTTTATCAGCATGCTTTCGTATTAAACGATAAGGGATATGCAGCCGCCATCGCAGTTCTGCTATTAATAGTGATTCTGATTATTACAGCCATTCAAATGGTTTTACAGAAAAAATGGGTTCATTATGACTAAAGGAGGGAGACGCATTGGAAAAAGCGAAACAGCTTGTGATAAGTAAGACATTCCTTATCCATTTCGTGCTCATTGTGGGATCGGTTGCAATGGTTGTGCCTTTTTTATGGATGATTCTAACTTCATTAAAAACCTATGCTGAGTCTATCCATGTTCCGCCTGTTATTATTCCAGAGGATTTCCAATGGGGAAACTATAAAGAAGTTTTTGGGCTCTTGCCTTTTTTGAAATTTATGTATAATACCTTCATTGTTACCATCTTACGGACAGTTGGGCAGTTGTTTTTGTGTTC
This Neobacillus sp. YX16 DNA region includes the following protein-coding sequences:
- a CDS encoding sugar ABC transporter permease; the protein is MKTNKKIKVSTFAKTRKRSDYFWAYLMIAPTMLGLFIFYLWPIIQTFYFSFTEWGAFGQFEWTGLDNYKRLLEDTNLLKSFKNTGIYIIFTVPIGIFLSILVAVLLNQNIKGKSVYRTLYFLPVITMPAAIAMVWKWLYNSDYGLLNYLLSLIGINGPQWVSDPKIALYSIIVVAIWSGIGYNMVIFLSGLQGIPKTYYEAAEIDGASPIRVFFKITLPLLSPIIFFVSIMSFIGAFQVFDLIFMMIGKSSTALENTQSIVYLFYQHAFVLNDKGYAAAIAVLLLIVILIITAIQMVLQKKWVHYD